The nucleotide window CGTCGCCTTTGTGGAAGATGAAGCGGTGGCGCAGCACCAGATGCTCACCTTTTTTCAGCGTGTGGGCACCACTCTATTTTTGAAGCTTCAACTGAGAAAGGCCGAAGGGGTTCGCGGTGAAGAGGCCGTAGGTGCGTGAGTGCCAGGAGGTGGGGAAGCGGAAGCTGCTCGGATGGTTCAGCATCGCGATGCCCAGGTGCTCTCCGCCCACGGGGCCGTGGTAGTCGCACCATTTGGCACGCTTGCCCCAGGTGTCTGCATCGGTCTGGCCTTCGCTATTGATGAGCTTGCCGCCTTCCTTCGCATCCACGCTCATGCTGTGTGGCACGCGGATGCTCAGACCGGCATCTTTTTTATCATCCACCACCACATCGGCCTCAGAGGCGATCAAGTCGATGTCCACGTCAATGACGCGGCTGCCATCATCTTCCACGCGGAAAGTCAGCGTGCGCTCCTCGGTGAGCGTCACTTTGCCCTCAGCATCCACATAGTCGGACAAAGCGGTCAGCACGCCTGTCGCTCCGCCTTGCAGTTGCTTGAAACTCTTGTGCTTGATCGCTCCCAGGTGCTTCAGGCGCTCAGAGCTCTTCGGATTCTCGCCAAAGGTGGCTTTCTCTGCCCAGGTGTCATACCCGCCGATGCTCTCGTGGCCAAAATTCAGCCCGCGATGATGCGGATGATCCTGCTTTTCACCCTCGACGTTCTTCATCGGGTAGGCACGCGTCATTTCCTTGCCCGTGGGGCCAAGGATCGGCCACAGATACGGCTTGTTCGCCTGATCGACGACATACTCAGCAAAAAGCTGCCCATCTACCTTCACCACCGCACCACCAGAGGCGGTCTTTTCGACAGTGAATTCTGCGGCACTGGCCGCGAGGCTGAGAAGCAGGAGGAAGGCAGAAAGGAGGGCGGTGCGTTTCATGGGCGGTGTGAAACGCCCACCGCATGGCATTTCTACATGCAGGCGTGAAAAAGGCCGCACGGAGCCGAAATGACAAAAAGTGATCCAAGTACGCGATTGCGCGGCGTGCAACGATCTGCGACAGAGTCTCAATAGCAGAGCCGTTACCTGCGCCTCCATCTCGTTGATTGCCTGCTCCGATTCCTCTTTCCCCATGTCCCCCATGACACTCGCTCAACTCCCCATCGGCCCTTACGCAAGGGTGCTATCCATGCCTACAGGACGCTCCGCGCTGACACGACTACGGGAAATGGGCATCGTCCCTGGCACGCTCGTCCAAGTCATCCGCAGGGCTCCCTGGGCGAGCCCATTGAGATCAGTGTGCGGGGATCACGCCTTTCCATGCGCAATCACGAAGCGGCTTTCATCGAACTGGAATGAGCAACTCGACCGCTGCATCCGCAGGAGCCGCCTCCGCAGAGGTACCGCTCATCGCCATCGTGGGGAACCCGAACTCGGGCAAGACCACGCTCTTCAATCTGCTCACGGGACTGCGCCAAAAGGTGGCAAACTACCCCGGCGTCACCGTGGAAAAGAAGATCGGTGAATGCTACAGCCAGCACGGCAAAAAACTGCGCCTCATCGACCTGCCGGGTGCTTACAGCCTCAATGCACGCTCCCCAGATGAGGCCGTGCTGCGGGATGTCCTGCTCGGCAGACGCCCAGAGACGCCACGCCCAGACCGCGTCGTCTGCGTGGTCGATGCGGCGAATTTCGAGCGCAATCTCTACCTCGTCTCCCAAGTGCTCGAACTGGGCCTACCGACGATTTTGGTGCTGAATATGGTCGATGTGGCCGAGCAGCGCCAGTGGCGCACAGATGCCGAAAAGCTCAGTCGCCAGCTAGGCATCCCGGTGGTGAAAACACAGGCCGTGAGTGGCCAAGGACTCACCGAGCTGAAAATCGCCCTCAGCCGTGAGCAATCCAGCGTGCCCCACGCAGACAACCCGCTGCGCATCGCCCTACCAGAAGGCGTGCGAGCCGCTCTGGAGCAAAGTCGCGGTCCACTCTGCCAGATGGGTGCCATCCACGCATGCGCCTCACTGCTAGAGCCGCTCTACCTGCTCTCCGACCATGATCCCACGCACTATGGCCTGGGAGATGCGCAGATGACTCACATCCATGAATTGCGCCGCAGCATTGATGCTGCATTCCCTGGCTGGGAGGATGATCTGGTCACCGCCCGCTATCGTGCCATCGAAAAACTCTGCTCCGAGGTGCTGACGCGGCCCGATCAGGAAGTGGACACACTCACTGCCAAGCTCGATCGCGTACTGCTGCATCCCGTCATCGGCATGCTGAATCTCGTCTTCGTCTTTCTACTGCTCGGCTATCTCATCTTCAGCGTCGCCGCCGTGCCCATGGAGTGGATCGACAGTCTCTTTGGCCAAACCGGTGCCTGGGTCGAGTCCCTCATGGCTCCAGGGGATCTGCGTGATCTCATGGTCAATGGTGTCGTCTCCGGCGTCGGTGGCGTGGTCATCTTTTTGCCGCAGATCATGATCCTCTTCTTCTTCATCGGCTTGATGGAGGACACTGGCTACATGGCGCGGCTGGCCTTCATCATGGACTGGCTGATGAGCAAAGTGGGTCTCAATGGGAAGTCGTTTTTGCCCTTCCTCAGCTCCTACGCCTGCGCCGTGCCCGGCGTGATGGCCGCACGCACCATCGACAGCCCCAAGGACCGCCTCGTCACCATCCTCATCGCACCCCTGGCCTCGTGCTCCGCTCGCTTGCCCGTGTACACCTTGCTCATCGGCCTGCTCTTTCCAGCGCAGCCATGGACACAGGCACTGCTGATGACCGGACTCTATGCGCTAGGCACCGGCGGGGCCTTCGTCTTCGCCTGGATCTTTAGCCGCCGCATCATGAAGGGAGCCAGCAGCCCCATGATCCTGGAAATGCCCGCCTACAAGCGGCCCTCACTCCGCTCCATCCTCCTACTCGTTTGGCAGCGTGCCCGTGCCTTCCTCGTCCGTGCAGGCACCATCATCCTCGGCATCTCCATCCTCATCTGGGCCGCATCCACCTACCCGAAGAGCGAAGGCACCGACAAATCCGCCCAGCTCGCCGCCAGCTTCGCAGGCCGTGCGGGCAAGCTCATCGAGCCCGTCATCGAGCCCCTGGGCTATGATTGGAAAATCGGCATCGGCCTCATCGGCAGCTTCGCCGCACGCGAAGTCTTCAATACCACCATGGGCGTCGTCTATGCCGTAGAAAGTGAGGACGCAGACAATCTCGATCCCCTGCGGGACAAACTCGCCGCAGAACGCCGCGCAGATGGCCGCCCTGTCTATACGCCCCTCGTCTGCATCAGCCTGCTCATCTTTTATGTCTTCGCCATGCAGTGCATCAGCACCATCGCCATCGTGCGGCGAGAGACCGGCTCGTGGAAGTGGGCCATGCTCCAGCTCGGCTACATGACTGGCACCGCCTATCTTTTGAGCCTCCTCGTATTCCAGATCGGCACCGCTTTGGGATACTGACCTCCCATTCATCCACCCCACCGCACCCTCAGCATCACCATGGACTGGCAAACCCTCACCGCCCTCGCCATCGTGATCCTCACGGCGGTCATCTTCATCGTTCGTGCCGTGAAAAATCGCCGCAAATCAGGCTGCGGCAGCGGCGGATGTGGCGGCGGCTGCCCCAAGTGACTGCGCCCTGCAAGAGAGTCCCAGGCCGCACGTTCACGCGGCCTTATGATTCGTCTCTTTGCTGCACTCTTTCTCCTGCTCGCCCTCCAAGCCCCTGCGCAGACGCATCCTGATGTGCTCTTCATCGCCGTCGATGATCTCAACGACTGGGTAGGCCACCTCGGCGGCCATCCACAGGCCAAAACACCGAATATCGACCGCCTCGTCGCACGCGGCACCGCATTCACCAACTCCCACTGCGCCGCCCCCGCCTGCAATCCCTCCCGCGCAGCCCTCATGAGTGGCCTACGCCCCTGGGAAACCGGCATCTACACCAATGGCGACCCCGCCCAAGGCGTGCTCAAAGACATCACCACCATCAATCGCCACTTCCTCGCCAGCGGCTACAACACCCGCGGCGGCGGCAAAATCTACCATGGATTCGGCAGTGAAGGCCGTGACGACACCTGGACCGAGTGGGCGGGCCTCTTCCCCACCGTGAACGATCACGATGCCAATCTCAACGGCCTCCAAAGTGGCCATTTCGACTGGGGTGCCATCCAAGCCGCCCCACAGGACATGGGCGACTACAAAGCCACCTCCTGGGCCATCGACCACCTCCAGAAAGCCCCCACCGACCAGCCCCTCTTCCTCGCCCTCGGCTTCATCAAGCCCCACCTCCCCTGGTATGTGCCCCAGCTCTACTATGACCGCTTTCCCCTCGCTGACATCCAGCTCCCCATCACCCGCGAAGACGACCTCGATGATGTACCCGATGCCGGTAAAAAAATGGCCCGCCCCGAAGGCGATCACGCCAAAGTGCTGCAAGGCGACCAATGGAAAAAAGCCGTCCAAGCCTACCTCGCCACCATCTCCTTCCTCGATGACCAAGTAGGCCGCCTGCTCGATGGGCTCGATGCCAGCCCCCGCAAAGACAAAACCATCATCGTCTGGTGGACCGACCACGGATGGCACCTCGGAGAAAAGCAGCACTGGCGGAAATTTGCCCTCTGGGAAAAAGCCACCCGCACCTCCATGGCCATCATCGCCCCCGGCATCACCCAGCCCGGCAGCACCTGTGCCGCACCTGTCGATTACACCCACATCTACCCCACCCTCTGCGAGCTCACCGGACTCCCCACTCCCCTACACGTCAAAGGAGCCTCCCTCATGCCCCTATTGAAAAATCCCGCCGCCACCTGGGACCAATACGCCGTCTGCACCCATGGCAAAGGCAACCACGCCGTTCGCGACAGCCAGTGGCGCTACATCCGCTATGCAGACGGCAGTGAGGAACTCTACGACCACAGCAAAGACCCGCATGAATGGACAAACCTCGCCGCCGAAGTCGGCATGAGCGACATCAAAACCCGCCTCGCCGCCCTTCTGCCCAAAACCGAAATCAAACCCACCTCCGGCAGCAAAGGCAGCAACGGCGACAGCAGCAGCGAAATGCCCAAGAAAGGCAAAGGCAAGAAAGGCAAAGCCAAGTGAGGTAGTTGCAGATCCTCTGGTTTCCGTGCCCTGGGTAGGCCAGGGGGGTTCGGGGTTCTGTACTGGCTCGCCCCCGGCCCGCCCCGCCGGCGCCGGGCCACGGGGGGGGGGGGGGGGGGGGGGGGGGGGTTTGAACGCCTGGGCCTCCAAGGAAAAAACTGGTGTTCACAAATCATGATGACGCGAAGTATAGATAAGCCGCCCCACGCTCCTAGCAGCTTCTCAGCAGCCCTCAGAGTGCCTCGTGCTCACCCTTGCCTACTACAGCGCACGCTTTCGGAGGATGGATGGCAACAGAAGAAGCGTTCCCGCAGTCTTCTGTTGCCGTATAGGTATCCAGCCTGCCCCGATCAATGCTTCAGCAGCCACTCCGTCGTGCGGGGATTGAAGTCGCCCAGGCACTCCCAGTGGAAGGCGTGGCCCGCATTGTCATAGAGATGCAGATCCGCACCAGGGATCGCAGCGGCCACTTCTTTGCCCATCCACTGCGGCGTGAAGGTATCGTCCTTACCGCCGATGACCAGCGTGGGGCACTTCACGTTCTTGAGCTCGTTGAGCGTGTTATGCGTCATCGCGGCGGCGCTTTGGGCCTCCGTCGCATGCACGGGCTGCGGCGCGGCATTGATGGCCGCATCTTTGAGCCCCTGCTGCATGTTGTTCCAGCAGTCGTCATTATCGAACCAGGGCTTGGTGAAAATGAGCATCTGGATCCAGTGCATGAAATCCTCCGGCCGCATGCTCGCCTTGCACTTCATGAGGTGCTGCCAGGTGTAGAGACCGAAGCGGTCCTGCCGTGCCCACGTACACATGAGGATCATGCTCTTCACCTTCTCCGGGTGCCGCAGCGCCAGCTGCTGCGCGATCACTGAGCCCAGCGAGCAGCCCACGACGCGGGCTTGCTTGATGCCCAGCTTGTCCATCAGTCCGGCGTAATCATCCGCCATCATCGCCGTGGTGTAGGGGCCTTCGGGCTTATCCGTCTCACCCACGCCACGATTATCCCCCAGGATGCAGCGGAAGTGCTTCTCCCACGCCTGCGCATGCGCATCCCACACACCGCCAGGGGCCGTCACCCCCATGATGCAGATCAGCGGCTCACCGCTGCCGCGTTCTTGGTAGTACATTTTGATTCCGTTGGTTTCGACGTGGGGCATAAGGAGAAGTTCTTGGTTGGGGGTTCTGAGTGCGTGACTCCTGGCTTTTCGTTCCAGGCTTCACGCATCTCTTCGACAGAAAACAGGGAACCGCATTTTCGACAAGAAAAAACTACCTGCGGGAGTGTGAACTCAGCGCATGATACGCCCACCACATGCCAGCAGCCGCCACCGATCGCCCATCCACCACCACCCCGCCGTGGGAGGCACGGAGGCCGCCCGCACGGCGCGGACTCCTGCGGAAAATGCTCATCATGCTGCTGATCGCAGGCGGCATCGGCTTCCTCGCCTCCGCCCTCCGCCCACGCCCCATCCAGGTAGAGACCGCCCTCGTCCAGGACGGGCCACTCACCGTCTTCGTCAGTGAAGAAGGCCGCACCCGCATCCGCAACCGCCACATCGTCGCCGCCCCCGTCGCTGGCAGCATGCAGCGTGTCACCTTAAAACCCGGCGACACCGTCCAGGCCGGCAAAACCATCCTCACCCGCATCCAGCCCGCACAGCCCGCCCTTTTGGATGATCGCACCCGCGCCACCGCCACCGCCCAAGTCGCCAGCGCAGATGCCGCCCGCAAGCGAGCCCAAGAGGCCCTCGAAGCCAGCCGCACCACCCACAAATTCGCCCAGTCCAACTGGGACCGCGTCCAGCGCACCACCGAAAAAGGCACCCTCAGCGACACCGACCGCGATGAGTTCCACCGCCTCGCAGAGATCAGCCAGCGTGAAGTCCGCGCAGCCGAGTTCGCCCTCCAGGCCGCCGAGTCCGACCATACCCAGGCCCAGGCCGCCCTGCTCCAGTTCACCACCCACGATCCCCACCCTCCCATCCTCGAGATCAAAGCCCCCGTCAGCGGCGTCGTACTCCGCGTCCAGCAAGAAAGCGCCACCATCATCACCCCCGGCACCGCCATCCTCGAAATCGGCGACCCCACAGACCTCGAAGTCGAGGCCGAGATCCTCACCCGCGACGCCGTAGGCATCCTCCCCGGCGCCACCGTCAGCATCGAGCAATGGGGCGGCCCCGAGCCCCTCCCTGGCCGCGTCCGCCGCATCGAGCCCGCCGCCTTCACCAAAGTCTCCGCCCTCGGTGTCGAGGAGCAGCGCGTCCTCGTCCTCAGCGACTTCTCCCCCCCACATCAAACCACCGCCACCCAGCCACTCGGAGACCGCTACCGGGTCGAGGTCCGCGTCGCCGTCTGGAGCACCCCGCGCACCCTCCTCGTCCCCTCCGGTGCCCTCTTCCGTGAGGGCAGCCAGTGGAAAACCTTCATCCTCGCCGCCGACAAAGCCCAGTCCATCATCGTCGAAGCCGGCCGCAGCGACGGCCGCCACACCCAGGTCCTCAGCGGACTCCAGAGCGGCGACCGCGTCCTCATGCACCCGCCCGACTCCGTCAAACACGGCAGCGCCGTCGTCCCGCGTGAAGCACCGTGACCCCAGCCTGGCCCCACCGTCACCAGGACCTCCACCGTCACCGCCAGCACCCCAGCAAAATGACGAAGGCTGCAAAGCAGCCCCACACCCCGCACGTATCCTCCAGCGCCATGAACTACCCTGCCCTGCTCGCCCTCACCGCACTCTCCGCCCTACTCCCTCTCACCCTCACCGCCGCAGATCCCGTCCGCGCATTCATCGACGACACCCAGCCCGGCTTCCGCGACCTCACCGCCGCCGACTTCGCCAAAGTCAACAGCGCCGACGACACCTGGAGCTGGCAGGACGGCACCCTCCACTGCACCGGCAAGCCCGTCAGCGTCCTCCGCACCGTCAAAGAATACCAAAACTTTGAAATCGTCGTCGAATGGAGCCACCAAAAACCGGCTGGAAACTCCGGCGTCTTCGTTTGGGCCACCCCCGCCTCCATCGAGCGCCTCACCACCGCCGGCAAGCCCGGCCTCCCCCAGGGCATCGAGGTCCAAGTCCTCGACCACGGCTACACCGACAAAGTCAAAGCCGCCGGCGGCAAAACCGACTGGTTCGGCACCAACGGCGACGTCTTCCCCGTCGGCGTCAAGCTCACCCCCTTCCCCCCGCTCAGTCCAGACGGCAGCCGCAGCTTCCCCCGCAAGCACCTCGCCAAAGGTCACCCCGAATGGAACCACTACTACATCCGCGCCATCAACGGCGAAGTCCGCCTCTGGGTGAATGGCGAGGAAGTCAGCGGCGGCACCGCCTGCAACCGTCGCCCAAGGTTTCCTCTGCCTCGAAAGCGAAGGCTCCCCCATCCTCTTCCGCAAACTCCGCCTCCGCGAGCTCCCCTGATCCCTCCTCGTCCGTCTCCTCCTCCGCCTCCGCCTCGATCCTGCGGCGTCTTTTTTACCACGGATGAACGGATGGTTTCACCACGGATGGTGTGCGCTTCAAGAGGGCTGCGTTTGGCTCGTAAACTCCCTTGTCATACTCATAGGCTAGCCACCGTCCGGTCTTCATGCTCTTACCGGCGTGAATCTGGCGAGGACTCTCGTCTTCACCGGCACCGAATGACATGTTCCAGTCCACCACTGAACCATCTTTCGGATCTCTGGCACTCCTGGGTGGATCTGCTGCGGCCTTCCAATAGGCTTCATAATAGGCTGCTCGCTCCTTCAGACGGAAATCCTTCTTGTGTCGCTTGCACCAAAAGGTCTCCAAAATGACAGCGGACATATCGTCGGGGTGATGAAACCCGAGCTTATTCATGTGCTGCGCCAACGGCCCACCGCCCCAAAGCCCCCAACCGTTCCGCATACCCATGCCGGGTCCGAAATGATACTTGATCATCTCACCTTCGGTCTTCATCGCGTCAATTTTCACAAGCTCCTTCTTCGGAAGCAACTTCTCCAACTGCTGGTGCGCTTCCTCTAAAGACTTCGGAGGCAGAGCCTGCGCTGCTTTTGCCTTCTCTTTGGCAGGCTGCTTTGCAAGTGCGTCCTTCTTCTCATCGGCACACAATTGGCTGCCGACGGCTAGAAGCAGAATGAGAGTGGCGATGCGCTTCATAAGTCGGGCGAGACTTTATCGCTGCGGCCCAGCCTGTGCAAGCAGGTTGGAAACGCAGCGCAACTGTTTGAAAAAGGCGTGGTCGCGGGCTGCTTCTGGCGAAATCTATCCGGACGTTCGGGGCGGGCACGAGCAGTCCCCATCGTATGAACAGAGAAGTATTTGGATTTGAGATGAGCGACACGTCAGCGTCGGATTAGCGGTTTCAAAA belongs to Verrucomicrobiaceae bacterium and includes:
- the feoB gene encoding ferrous iron transport protein B; the protein is MSNSTAASAGAASAEVPLIAIVGNPNSGKTTLFNLLTGLRQKVANYPGVTVEKKIGECYSQHGKKLRLIDLPGAYSLNARSPDEAVLRDVLLGRRPETPRPDRVVCVVDAANFERNLYLVSQVLELGLPTILVLNMVDVAEQRQWRTDAEKLSRQLGIPVVKTQAVSGQGLTELKIALSREQSSVPHADNPLRIALPEGVRAALEQSRGPLCQMGAIHACASLLEPLYLLSDHDPTHYGLGDAQMTHIHELRRSIDAAFPGWEDDLVTARYRAIEKLCSEVLTRPDQEVDTLTAKLDRVLLHPVIGMLNLVFVFLLLGYLIFSVAAVPMEWIDSLFGQTGAWVESLMAPGDLRDLMVNGVVSGVGGVVIFLPQIMILFFFIGLMEDTGYMARLAFIMDWLMSKVGLNGKSFLPFLSSYACAVPGVMAARTIDSPKDRLVTILIAPLASCSARLPVYTLLIGLLFPAQPWTQALLMTGLYALGTGGAFVFAWIFSRRIMKGASSPMILEMPAYKRPSLRSILLLVWQRARAFLVRAGTIILGISILIWAASTYPKSEGTDKSAQLAASFAGRAGKLIEPVIEPLGYDWKIGIGLIGSFAAREVFNTTMGVVYAVESEDADNLDPLRDKLAAERRADGRPVYTPLVCISLLIFYVFAMQCISTIAIVRRETGSWKWAMLQLGYMTGTAYLLSLLVFQIGTALGY
- a CDS encoding PmoA family protein, translated to MKRTALLSAFLLLLSLAASAAEFTVEKTASGGAVVKVDGQLFAEYVVDQANKPYLWPILGPTGKEMTRAYPMKNVEGEKQDHPHHRGLNFGHESIGGYDTWAEKATFGENPKSSERLKHLGAIKHKSFKQLQGGATGVLTALSDYVDAEGKVTLTEERTLTFRVEDDGSRVIDVDIDLIASEADVVVDDKKDAGLSIRVPHSMSVDAKEGGKLINSEGQTDADTWGKRAKWCDYHGPVGGEHLGIAMLNHPSSFRFPTSWHSRTYGLFTANPFGLSQLKLQK
- a CDS encoding HlyD family efflux transporter periplasmic adaptor subunit, whose translation is MPAAATDRPSTTTPPWEARRPPARRGLLRKMLIMLLIAGGIGFLASALRPRPIQVETALVQDGPLTVFVSEEGRTRIRNRHIVAAPVAGSMQRVTLKPGDTVQAGKTILTRIQPAQPALLDDRTRATATAQVASADAARKRAQEALEASRTTHKFAQSNWDRVQRTTEKGTLSDTDRDEFHRLAEISQREVRAAEFALQAAESDHTQAQAALLQFTTHDPHPPILEIKAPVSGVVLRVQQESATIITPGTAILEIGDPTDLEVEAEILTRDAVGILPGATVSIEQWGGPEPLPGRVRRIEPAAFTKVSALGVEEQRVLVLSDFSPPHQTTATQPLGDRYRVEVRVAVWSTPRTLLVPSGALFREGSQWKTFILAADKAQSIIVEAGRSDGRHTQVLSGLQSGDRVLMHPPDSVKHGSAVVPREAP
- a CDS encoding sulfatase, yielding MIRLFAALFLLLALQAPAQTHPDVLFIAVDDLNDWVGHLGGHPQAKTPNIDRLVARGTAFTNSHCAAPACNPSRAALMSGLRPWETGIYTNGDPAQGVLKDITTINRHFLASGYNTRGGGKIYHGFGSEGRDDTWTEWAGLFPTVNDHDANLNGLQSGHFDWGAIQAAPQDMGDYKATSWAIDHLQKAPTDQPLFLALGFIKPHLPWYVPQLYYDRFPLADIQLPITREDDLDDVPDAGKKMARPEGDHAKVLQGDQWKKAVQAYLATISFLDDQVGRLLDGLDASPRKDKTIIVWWTDHGWHLGEKQHWRKFALWEKATRTSMAIIAPGITQPGSTCAAPVDYTHIYPTLCELTGLPTPLHVKGASLMPLLKNPAATWDQYAVCTHGKGNHAVRDSQWRYIRYADGSEELYDHSKDPHEWTNLAAEVGMSDIKTRLAALLPKTEIKPTSGSKGSNGDSSSEMPKKGKGKKGKAK
- a CDS encoding FeoB-associated Cys-rich membrane protein codes for the protein MDWQTLTALAIVILTAVIFIVRAVKNRRKSGCGSGGCGGGCPK
- a CDS encoding alpha/beta hydrolase, encoding MPHVETNGIKMYYQERGSGEPLICIMGVTAPGGVWDAHAQAWEKHFRCILGDNRGVGETDKPEGPYTTAMMADDYAGLMDKLGIKQARVVGCSLGSVIAQQLALRHPEKVKSMILMCTWARQDRFGLYTWQHLMKCKASMRPEDFMHWIQMLIFTKPWFDNDDCWNNMQQGLKDAAINAAPQPVHATEAQSAAAMTHNTLNELKNVKCPTLVIGGKDDTFTPQWMGKEVAAAIPGADLHLYDNAGHAFHWECLGDFNPRTTEWLLKH